In Silene latifolia isolate original U9 population chromosome X, ASM4854445v1, whole genome shotgun sequence, the following proteins share a genomic window:
- the LOC141622962 gene encoding ubiquitin-conjugating enzyme E2 7-like — translation MASPSQASLLLQKQLKDLCKNPVDGFSAGLVNENNIFEWNVTIIGPPDTLYEGGFFNAIMTFPPNYPNSPPTVRFTSDIWHPNVYQDGRVCISILHPPGDDPNGYELASERWSPVHTVESIVLSIISMLSGPNDESPANVEAAKEWREDRNGFRKKVSRCVRKSQEML, via the exons ATGGCTTCACCATCTCAAGCATCACTTCTGCTTCAGAAGCAActtaaag ATCTTTGCAAGAACCCTGTTGATGGGTTTTCTGCTGGATTGgttaatgaaaataatatatTTGAATGGAATGTCACAATTATTGGCCCCCCTGATACACTTTA TGAAGGGGGATTTTTCAATGCTATTATGACATTTCCACCGAACTATCCAAACAGTCCACCAACAGTGAGGTTTACATCGGATATATGGCATCCCAACG TTTATCAGGATGGGCGGGTTTGCATATCAATCCTACATCCACCAGGTGACGACCCCAATGGGTATGAGCTTGCAAGTGAGCGATGGAGTCCTGTCCATACC GTGGAAAGTATAGTGCTTAGTATTATTTCGATGCTCTCCGGTCCTAATGATGAATCGCCAGCAAATGTTGAAGCCGCG AAGGAATGGAGAGAGGACAGGAACGGTTTTAGAAAAAAGGTTAGCCGGTGTGTAAGGAAATCGCAAGAAATGCTATGA